A DNA window from Aureibaculum sp. 2308TA14-22 contains the following coding sequences:
- a CDS encoding ABC transporter ATP-binding protein, with protein sequence MNPSAIHIETLSKKYKGADDFSIKELSLKIEKGEIYGLLGPNGAGKTTLISMLCGLLKPTSGGIAINGLSLRENTQKIKQLIGVVPQEYALYPTLTAYENLMYFGAMYGLTGQTLKSKVMESLEHLGLAKFHNKKIKTFSGGMKRRVNLIAGILHKPEILFLDEPTVGVDVQSKNVIIEHLKMLNANGTTIVYTSHHLNEAETFCTEVSIIDRGKIITSGTPEELVKNTNDAHNLEDVFIQLTGEALRDYA encoded by the coding sequence ATGAACCCATCGGCAATTCATATAGAAACCCTTTCCAAAAAATATAAAGGAGCTGATGATTTCTCCATTAAAGAATTAAGTTTAAAAATTGAGAAGGGCGAAATCTACGGTCTTCTTGGCCCAAACGGTGCTGGAAAAACCACATTGATTTCCATGCTCTGCGGATTGCTAAAACCTACCTCTGGCGGTATTGCCATTAACGGATTATCGCTACGCGAAAATACTCAAAAAATAAAGCAGTTGATTGGTGTGGTGCCACAAGAATATGCATTGTATCCTACCTTAACGGCTTATGAAAACTTAATGTATTTTGGAGCAATGTATGGATTGACAGGGCAGACTTTAAAGTCGAAAGTAATGGAGAGTCTCGAGCATTTAGGGCTTGCAAAATTCCACAACAAAAAAATTAAAACCTTTTCGGGAGGAATGAAACGAAGGGTAAATTTGATTGCAGGTATTTTGCATAAGCCTGAAATTTTATTTTTAGACGAACCTACTGTTGGCGTGGATGTACAGTCTAAAAATGTAATTATTGAGCATTTAAAAATGTTGAATGCCAATGGAACAACAATTGTGTATACCTCACACCATTTAAACGAAGCGGAAACATTTTGTACTGAGGTCTCTATTATTGATAGAGGTAAAATTATTACTTCTGGAACACCAGAAGAGCTTGTAAAAAACACCAATGATGCTC